A genomic stretch from Mycobacterium malmoense includes:
- a CDS encoding undecaprenyl-diphosphate phosphatase: protein MSAHLSYVEAVVVGAFQGVTELFPVSSLGHAVLVPALVGGQWARDLNVSAPESPYLAFIVGLHVATAAALLVFFWRDWLRIVAGFVSSVRHRRIQTPDERLAWLIVVATLPVGLAGVTLEHLFRTTLGKPIPAAAFLLLNGVALYAGEVLRRRVSPADGQDHPDQSHAGEAVDNRLAQLPMGRGLLIGASQALALLPGISRSGIAMVAGLWRGLSHEDAARFSFLLATPIILAAGVYKIPDLFGPLGTGIHGQVLVGSLASFVCAYLAVRYLTRYFQTRTLTPFAIYCALAGAASLVLLGLR from the coding sequence ATGAGCGCGCACTTGAGCTACGTCGAGGCCGTGGTAGTCGGCGCGTTCCAGGGCGTCACCGAACTATTCCCGGTTTCCAGCCTCGGGCACGCGGTCCTGGTCCCGGCGTTGGTCGGCGGGCAATGGGCCCGGGACCTCAACGTCTCCGCCCCCGAATCGCCCTATCTGGCGTTCATCGTTGGCCTGCACGTCGCCACCGCCGCCGCCCTGCTGGTGTTCTTCTGGCGCGATTGGTTGCGCATCGTGGCCGGATTCGTGTCCTCGGTGCGGCATCGCCGAATCCAGACGCCCGACGAGCGGCTCGCCTGGCTGATCGTGGTCGCCACCCTCCCGGTGGGACTGGCGGGGGTGACGCTGGAACACCTCTTCCGCACCACGCTGGGCAAACCCATTCCGGCGGCGGCGTTCTTGCTACTCAACGGCGTCGCGCTCTACGCCGGTGAGGTGCTGCGCCGCCGTGTCTCGCCCGCCGACGGCCAAGATCACCCCGACCAGTCGCACGCCGGTGAGGCCGTCGACAACCGGCTGGCCCAGCTGCCGATGGGCCGCGGCCTGCTGATCGGCGCCTCCCAAGCCCTCGCCCTGCTGCCCGGCATCAGCCGTTCCGGCATAGCCATGGTGGCCGGCCTGTGGCGCGGCCTGTCGCACGAAGACGCCGCCCGCTTCTCCTTCTTGCTGGCGACGCCGATCATCCTGGCAGCCGGGGTGTACAAGATCCCGGATCTGTTTGGGCCGTTGGGAACCGGGATCCACGGCCAGGTCCTGGTCGGCAGCCTCGCCTCCTTCGTCTGCGCCTACCTGGCCGTGCGGTATCTCACCCGGTACTTCCAGACCCGCACCCTGACCCCGTTCGCCATCTACTGCGCGCTGGCCGGGGCGGCGAGCCTGGTGTTGCTCGGCCTGCGCTAA
- a CDS encoding NAD(P)H-binding protein, translating to MQILVTDATGAIGRLVARQLVAAGHTVTGIADRPHDCLDPNVEFVCASLGDPILQDLADEADAVIHLAPVDGTAPGSAGIDGVARVTHAATRAGARLLFVSHAAGRPDLYRPAEALVSTSWGPSLIIRIAPPVGRQLDWMVCRTVATLLRTKTSAQPMRVLHIDDLVRFLVLSVDSDRTGAVDLATPDTTNVVTAWRLLRSVDPRSRLHRVRSWSRLIPDMDIAAVQDDSAFEFGWQALEAVADTARGLVGRRPDAAGATSHGSQLALPVEVAPRPRPPDELHGAAPEGIEGEFDDRIDPRFPVFAAAGLAEALPGPLTPITLDVQLSGLRTASRVMGQVLALGGVVDDEWASRAIAVFGHRAYVGVSANVAAATQLPGWDQHAVAQHALVDQPHVGDVLPFGEPQLARGPLGSIAKAVVAARSLALLRHLRSDTRAYRAAAEAEHMDAAQLTALPDAGLEVRVGLLRDRIHQGWILTAMWLIDTGVTAAALGHTRAAAARVSGLDMIMESGRIAAETAELAAALRGDPPLCGLAREGNVGSIRALSPSVAAALDAAVARIGHRGPGEAELASPVFGDDPATLLTAAAEVADATAAPTEPAPPATLARRLAANAREARELAHDTTLLFTHELRITLRELGSRRVAADLIDVADDVYYLTCDELVTMPADARLRIKRRRAERERLQAQRPPDVIDGTWTPLDQRPDSPGSQAG from the coding sequence GTGCAGATCCTGGTTACCGACGCCACCGGCGCAATAGGGCGGCTGGTCGCGCGGCAGCTGGTCGCTGCCGGGCACACGGTGACCGGCATTGCTGACCGCCCGCACGACTGCCTGGACCCGAACGTCGAATTTGTTTGCGCGTCGCTCGGCGACCCCATCCTGCAAGACCTGGCCGACGAAGCCGACGCGGTCATCCACCTGGCGCCCGTCGACGGCACCGCGCCCGGCAGCGCAGGCATCGACGGTGTTGCGCGTGTGACCCACGCGGCCACCCGCGCCGGCGCCCGATTGCTGTTCGTGTCCCACGCCGCGGGCCGTCCCGACCTGTATCGGCCGGCCGAGGCGCTGGTGTCCACGAGTTGGGGGCCGAGTTTGATCATCCGGATCGCCCCGCCGGTCGGCCGCCAACTCGACTGGATGGTGTGCCGCACCGTGGCCACGCTGCTGCGCACCAAGACCTCGGCGCAGCCGATGCGCGTGCTGCATATCGATGACCTGGTACGCTTCCTGGTTTTGTCGGTGGACAGCGACCGCACCGGTGCGGTGGACCTCGCCACCCCGGACACCACCAATGTGGTCACCGCCTGGCGGCTGCTGCGATCCGTCGACCCGCGTTCCCGGCTGCATCGGGTTCGCAGCTGGTCACGGCTGATTCCGGACATGGATATCGCTGCGGTGCAAGATGATTCGGCGTTTGAGTTCGGCTGGCAGGCGCTCGAGGCGGTTGCCGACACCGCGCGCGGGCTGGTCGGGCGCCGGCCCGATGCCGCGGGCGCGACCAGCCACGGAAGTCAACTGGCGCTGCCGGTGGAGGTCGCCCCGCGGCCCCGGCCGCCCGACGAGTTGCACGGCGCGGCCCCCGAGGGCATCGAGGGTGAGTTCGACGACCGGATCGATCCCCGGTTCCCGGTCTTCGCCGCGGCGGGCCTCGCCGAGGCGCTGCCCGGACCGCTGACCCCGATAACGCTGGATGTCCAGTTGAGCGGGCTACGCACCGCCAGCCGGGTGATGGGTCAGGTGCTCGCGCTTGGCGGCGTGGTCGACGACGAATGGGCGAGCAGGGCCATCGCGGTTTTCGGTCATCGCGCCTACGTCGGTGTGTCGGCGAACGTCGCCGCCGCCACCCAGCTGCCCGGCTGGGACCAGCACGCCGTCGCCCAGCACGCCCTGGTCGACCAGCCGCACGTGGGCGACGTCCTGCCGTTCGGGGAGCCCCAGCTGGCCAGGGGCCCGCTGGGGTCGATAGCCAAGGCGGTCGTCGCGGCGCGGTCGTTGGCGTTGCTGCGCCATCTCCGGTCCGACACGCGCGCCTACCGTGCCGCCGCCGAGGCGGAACACATGGACGCCGCACAGTTGACCGCGCTGCCGGATGCCGGCCTGGAGGTTCGGGTCGGGCTGTTGCGGGATCGGATCCACCAAGGCTGGATCCTTACGGCGATGTGGTTGATCGATACCGGTGTCACCGCGGCCGCGCTGGGGCACACCCGGGCGGCGGCGGCGAGGGTGTCGGGGCTGGACATGATCATGGAAAGCGGCCGCATCGCGGCCGAAACCGCCGAGCTGGCGGCGGCGCTGCGCGGTGACCCGCCGCTGTGTGGGCTGGCCCGGGAGGGCAACGTCGGCAGCATCCGCGCGTTGTCCCCGAGCGTCGCCGCCGCCCTCGATGCCGCCGTCGCCCGGATCGGACATCGTGGGCCGGGGGAAGCCGAGCTGGCCAGCCCGGTTTTCGGCGACGACCCGGCGACATTGCTGACGGCGGCGGCTGAAGTTGCCGACGCCACCGCCGCGCCCACCGAGCCGGCGCCACCTGCCACACTGGCCCGGCGGTTGGCCGCCAATGCCCGCGAGGCTCGGGAGCTGGCCCACGACACCACCCTCCTGTTCACCCACGAGCTCCGGATAACGTTGCGGGAGCTGGGATCTCGACGGGTCGCGGCGGACCTGATCGACGTCGCCGACGACGTGTACTACCTGACCTGTGACGAACTGGTCACCATGCCGGCCGACGCCCGGCTGCGGATCAAGCGCCGCCGCGCCGAACGGGAACGCCTGCAGGCGCAGCGGCCACCCGACGTCATTGACGGGACCTGGACCCCCCTCGACCAGCGCCCCGATTCCCCAGGATCGCAGGCCGGCTGA
- a CDS encoding zinc-binding alcohol dehydrogenase family protein codes for MAAPVTATKMRAWQVRRPGPMDTGPLEQVTTEVPHPDPSELLVAVRACGVCRTDLHVTEGDLPVHRNRVIPGHEVVGEVFEVGTEAGNEFQVGDRVGIAWLRHTCGVCKYCRRGNENLCPESRYTGWDADGGYAEFATVPAAFAHHLPSGYSDSELAPLLCAGIIGYRSLLRAELPPGGRLGLYGFGGSAHITAQVALAQGAEVHVMTRGAEARELALKLGAASAQGAADPPPVPLDAAILFAPVGELVLPALEALDRGGTLSIAGIHLTDIPPLNYQRHLFQERQVRSVTSNTRADARAFLDFAGQHHIEVTTPEYPLGQADRALSDLSAGRIAGAAVLLV; via the coding sequence ATGGCTGCACCGGTGACCGCTACGAAGATGCGCGCGTGGCAAGTGCGCCGGCCAGGGCCGATGGATACGGGCCCGCTCGAGCAGGTCACCACTGAGGTGCCGCACCCCGATCCGTCGGAGTTGCTCGTTGCCGTGCGTGCCTGCGGGGTGTGCCGCACCGACCTGCACGTCACCGAGGGCGACCTCCCCGTGCACCGCAACCGGGTGATCCCCGGCCACGAGGTGGTGGGGGAGGTCTTCGAGGTGGGGACCGAGGCTGGTAACGAGTTCCAGGTGGGGGACCGGGTGGGCATCGCCTGGCTGCGCCACACCTGCGGCGTGTGCAAGTACTGCCGTCGGGGCAATGAGAACCTGTGCCCGGAGTCCCGCTACACCGGCTGGGACGCCGACGGTGGGTACGCCGAATTCGCCACCGTCCCCGCCGCTTTCGCACACCACCTGCCGAGCGGTTACAGCGACAGCGAGCTCGCGCCGCTGTTGTGCGCCGGCATCATCGGATACCGCTCCCTGCTGCGCGCCGAGCTACCGCCGGGCGGGCGACTGGGCCTCTACGGCTTCGGCGGCAGCGCCCACATCACCGCGCAGGTCGCGTTGGCGCAAGGCGCCGAGGTGCACGTCATGACCCGCGGAGCCGAGGCGCGCGAGCTGGCGCTGAAACTTGGCGCCGCGTCGGCGCAGGGCGCCGCCGATCCGCCGCCGGTGCCGCTGGACGCCGCGATCCTGTTCGCGCCGGTCGGCGAGCTGGTGCTGCCCGCGCTCGAGGCGTTGGATCGTGGCGGCACCTTGTCGATCGCGGGGATACACCTGACCGATATCCCGCCCCTGAACTACCAGCGTCACCTGTTTCAGGAGCGCCAGGTCCGGTCGGTCACCTCGAATACCCGGGCCGACGCGCGGGCGTTCCTCGACTTCGCGGGTCAACATCACATCGAGGTGACCACCCCGGAATACCCGCTCGGACAAGCCGATCGGGCACTGTCCGATCTCAGCGCTGGCCGCATCGCCGGTGCGGCGGTGCTGCTGGTGTGA
- a CDS encoding acetyl-CoA acetyltransferase has product MTVDPRTPVLIGYGQVNHRDEIDPAARSVEPVDLMAAAARQAADSRVIGAVDSIRVVNVLSAHYRDPGLLLGERIGAAGFTTLYSPVGGNVPQSLVNQACLDIQRGRAGVVLLAGAETWRTRRGLKAKGGRLEWTVQDESVPMAKVSGDDVPMAGEAEIRIGLDRPAYVYPLFEQALRIANGESTEDHLKRIGELWARFNAVAVDNPHAWIRTPVTAEEIRRPGPRNRMISWPYTKLMNSNNMVDQGAALILTSVERAKRLQVPAERWVYPHAGTDAHDTPAIAERDELHRSPAIRIAGARALKLAGIDDVGAIDYVDLYSCFPSAVQVAAAELGLSVDDPARPLTVTGGLTFAGGPWSNYVMHSIATMAELLVANPGRRALITANGGYLTKHSFGVYGTEPPAEFRWEDVQPAVDREPTRDGLVEWEGVGTVEAWTTPFNRAGQPERAFLAVRTPDGSRTLAVIADAAAAAVTVREDIGGAKVAVAADGSAALQ; this is encoded by the coding sequence ATGACCGTCGACCCCAGGACACCCGTGTTGATCGGCTACGGCCAGGTCAACCACCGCGACGAAATCGACCCGGCAGCGCGGTCCGTCGAGCCGGTCGACCTGATGGCCGCCGCGGCGCGCCAAGCCGCGGATTCCCGGGTGATCGGGGCCGTGGACTCCATCCGCGTGGTCAACGTGTTGTCGGCGCACTACCGCGATCCCGGGCTGTTGCTCGGCGAGCGGATCGGCGCGGCCGGCTTCACCACCTTGTACAGCCCCGTCGGCGGCAACGTGCCGCAATCGCTCGTCAACCAGGCCTGCCTGGACATCCAGCGGGGCCGGGCCGGCGTGGTGTTGCTCGCCGGCGCCGAAACCTGGCGCACCAGAAGGGGACTGAAGGCCAAGGGCGGCAGGCTCGAATGGACCGTTCAGGACGAATCCGTCCCGATGGCGAAGGTCAGCGGCGACGATGTCCCGATGGCCGGCGAGGCGGAGATCAGGATCGGGCTGGACCGGCCGGCCTACGTCTATCCGCTGTTCGAACAGGCGCTTCGCATCGCGAACGGCGAGTCGACCGAGGACCACCTCAAGCGCATCGGCGAGCTGTGGGCGCGCTTCAACGCCGTCGCGGTCGACAATCCGCACGCATGGATCCGCACACCGGTGACCGCGGAGGAAATCCGGCGGCCCGGCCCGCGGAACCGGATGATCAGCTGGCCGTACACCAAGTTGATGAACTCCAACAACATGGTCGACCAGGGCGCGGCGCTGATCCTGACCTCGGTCGAGCGGGCGAAACGCCTGCAGGTCCCCGCCGAACGTTGGGTTTACCCGCACGCGGGCACCGACGCGCATGACACGCCTGCCATCGCCGAGCGCGACGAGTTGCATCGCTCACCGGCGATCCGGATCGCCGGCGCGCGGGCGCTAAAGCTGGCGGGAATTGACGACGTCGGCGCCATTGACTACGTCGACCTGTACTCCTGCTTCCCGTCGGCCGTGCAAGTCGCGGCGGCCGAACTGGGACTCAGCGTCGACGATCCCGCCCGCCCCCTCACCGTCACCGGCGGGTTGACGTTCGCCGGCGGCCCGTGGAGCAACTATGTGATGCATTCCATTGCCACCATGGCGGAGTTGCTGGTGGCCAATCCCGGGCGGCGCGCGCTGATCACCGCCAACGGCGGCTACCTCACCAAACACAGCTTTGGCGTCTACGGCACCGAGCCACCGGCCGAATTCCGCTGGGAAGACGTGCAACCGGCGGTGGATCGCGAGCCCACCCGCGACGGCTTGGTCGAGTGGGAGGGCGTCGGCACCGTCGAGGCGTGGACGACGCCGTTCAACCGCGCGGGACAGCCGGAGAGGGCCTTTCTGGCCGTGCGGACGCCCGACGGGTCGCGCACCCTGGCGGTGATCGCCGACGCCGCCGCGGCCGCGGTCACCGTGCGGGAAGACATCGGTGGCGCCAAGGTTGCCGTCGCCGCGGACGGCAGCGCCGCGCTGCAGTAA
- a CDS encoding GNAT family N-acetyltransferase produces the protein MTEVRAAVPADAHDVARVHVRSWQSAYRGLLAQEYLDALRPEAWVTRYTFGRMGFRMPSTLVAVDGSAICGLATTGLCRDTDVPNFGELMAIYVDPAYVRTGVGRLLMTAARERLRGVGVAGAVLWVLDGNARARRFYERDGWRFDGACRTTTFGDVPVRQVRYRCEPV, from the coding sequence ATGACCGAGGTGCGGGCGGCGGTCCCGGCGGATGCGCACGACGTGGCCCGGGTGCACGTCCGGTCATGGCAATCGGCCTACCGGGGACTCCTCGCCCAGGAATACCTCGACGCTCTCAGACCCGAGGCCTGGGTCACCCGATACACCTTCGGCCGCATGGGTTTTCGGATGCCATCCACCTTGGTCGCGGTCGACGGTTCCGCGATCTGCGGCTTGGCCACCACGGGCCTGTGTCGCGACACCGACGTGCCGAACTTCGGTGAGCTGATGGCGATCTACGTCGATCCGGCATACGTGCGCACCGGAGTCGGACGTTTACTGATGACCGCCGCCAGGGAGCGGTTGCGCGGAGTTGGCGTGGCGGGAGCCGTGCTGTGGGTGCTGGACGGAAACGCCCGCGCCCGCCGATTCTACGAACGCGACGGGTGGCGGTTCGACGGAGCTTGCCGCACAACGACTTTCGGCGACGTGCCGGTGCGGCAAGTGCGTTACCGATGCGAGCCGGTTTAG
- a CDS encoding SDR family oxidoreductase codes for MAGTASIGLKVREKVRDKVVVITGGARGIGLATATALHNVGANVAIGDVDEVRVKESGAALGLDVYGKLDVTDAHSFSEFLDHVERQLGPIDVLINNAGIMPVGRIVDEPDTVTRRILDINVYGVILGSKLAVQRMVPRGSGHVINVASLAGELYAVGLATYCASKHAVVAFTDSARLEYRAAGVTFSLVLPTFVNTELTAGTAGIKGFKNAEPVDIATAIVKLVAHPKPRVRVTRTAGAMVASQKFMPRSLAEGLNRALGGEHVFTDDVDVDKRRAYEARARGEG; via the coding sequence ATGGCAGGCACGGCATCCATCGGCCTCAAGGTCCGGGAAAAGGTCCGGGACAAAGTCGTCGTGATCACCGGCGGTGCGCGGGGAATCGGGCTGGCCACCGCGACCGCCCTGCACAATGTGGGCGCCAACGTCGCGATCGGCGACGTTGACGAGGTGCGGGTCAAGGAATCGGGCGCCGCGCTGGGCCTCGACGTTTACGGGAAACTCGATGTCACCGACGCGCACTCGTTTTCGGAGTTCCTGGACCACGTCGAGCGCCAACTCGGCCCGATCGACGTGCTGATCAACAATGCCGGCATTATGCCCGTCGGCCGGATCGTCGACGAGCCGGACACGGTCACCCGGCGCATTTTGGACATCAACGTCTACGGCGTGATCCTGGGCAGCAAGCTGGCCGTCCAGCGTATGGTCCCCCGCGGATCCGGACACGTCATCAACGTCGCCTCCCTCGCCGGGGAGCTCTACGCCGTCGGGCTGGCCACCTACTGCGCCAGCAAGCACGCGGTGGTCGCGTTCACCGACTCGGCCAGGCTGGAGTACCGCGCGGCCGGTGTGACGTTCTCCCTAGTGTTGCCGACGTTCGTCAACACCGAACTAACCGCCGGCACCGCCGGGATCAAGGGATTCAAGAACGCCGAGCCGGTCGACATCGCCACCGCGATCGTCAAGCTCGTCGCCCACCCCAAACCGCGGGTGCGGGTGACCAGAACGGCCGGCGCGATGGTCGCGTCACAGAAGTTCATGCCGCGCTCACTGGCCGAGGGACTCAACCGCGCCCTCGGCGGCGAGCACGTCTTCACCGACGACGTCGACGTCGACAAGCGCCGGGCCTACGAGGCCAGGGCTCGCGGCGAAGGGTGA
- a CDS encoding phosphoketolase family protein, with translation MTLETLTTPPLAPDELDLINAYWRAANYLSVGQIYLLDNPLLTEPLVPEHVKPRLLGHWGTTPGLNLVYAHLNRIIRNRDANVIYVTGPGHGGPALVANAYLEGTYSEVYTGIEEDAEGLRKLFRQFSFPGGIPSHVAAQTPGSIHEGGELGYSLVHAYGAAFDNPDLVVACVVGDGEAETGPLAAGWHSNKFLNPARDGAVLPILALNGYKIANPTVLARIPHPELEELLRGYGHRPIMVVGDDPASVHQQLAAALDDAFDDIAAIQHAARSGNQTQRPVWPMIVLRTPKGWTGPKVVDGKKVEGTWRAHQVPLAETHDNPVHRAQLEDWLRSYRAEELFDGNGALRPELRALAPRGDRRMSANPHANGGLLLHDLDLPDFRGYAVPVPRPAAIKHEATRMLGTFLRDVIARNRDRFRLMGPDETASNRLDAVYGSTDKVWLSEIGPDDEHLAPDGRVMEVLSEHLCQGWLEGYLLTGRHGLFNCYEAFVHIVDSMLNQHAKWLATSRELPWRRPIASLNYLLTSHVWRQDHNGASHQDPGFIDLVANKRAELTRVYLPPDGNTLLSVADHCLRSRDYVNVIVAGKQPALAYLDMDQAIAHCTRGLGIWQWASTATAEPDVVLACAGDIPTLETLAAADILRRELPGLAVRVVNVVDLMRLQPESEHPHGLPDREFDALFTRDKPVVFAYHGYPWLIHRLTYRRTNHPHIHVRGFKERGTTTTPFDMVMLNDLDRFHLVMDVIDRVDGLASRAAVLRQRMVDARLAARRYTREHGEDDPQIADWTWGGE, from the coding sequence GTGACCCTAGAAACCCTGACAACCCCTCCCCTTGCCCCCGACGAACTCGATCTGATCAATGCATACTGGCGCGCCGCCAATTACCTGTCGGTCGGGCAGATCTACCTGCTGGACAACCCGCTGCTGACCGAACCGCTGGTGCCCGAGCACGTGAAACCGCGGCTGTTGGGACACTGGGGCACCACCCCGGGGCTCAACCTCGTTTATGCGCATTTGAACCGCATCATCCGCAACCGCGACGCCAATGTCATCTACGTCACCGGGCCGGGTCACGGCGGACCCGCGCTGGTCGCCAACGCCTACCTTGAAGGCACCTACAGCGAGGTGTACACCGGCATCGAGGAGGACGCCGAAGGGCTGCGAAAGCTGTTCCGGCAGTTCTCCTTCCCCGGCGGCATCCCCAGCCACGTGGCGGCCCAGACCCCGGGGTCCATCCACGAGGGCGGCGAGCTCGGCTACTCGCTGGTGCATGCCTACGGCGCGGCCTTCGACAATCCGGATCTGGTGGTGGCCTGCGTGGTCGGCGACGGCGAGGCCGAAACGGGGCCGCTGGCGGCCGGCTGGCATTCCAACAAGTTCCTCAACCCGGCCCGAGACGGCGCCGTGCTGCCCATCTTGGCGCTCAACGGCTACAAAATCGCCAACCCGACGGTGCTGGCCCGCATCCCGCACCCCGAGCTGGAGGAGTTGCTGCGCGGCTACGGCCACCGGCCCATCATGGTCGTCGGTGATGATCCGGCCAGCGTGCACCAGCAGCTGGCGGCCGCGCTCGACGACGCCTTCGACGACATCGCGGCCATCCAGCACGCGGCGCGCAGCGGCAATCAGACCCAGCGGCCGGTGTGGCCGATGATCGTGCTGCGCACCCCGAAAGGCTGGACCGGGCCGAAGGTGGTCGACGGCAAGAAGGTCGAGGGCACCTGGCGGGCGCACCAGGTGCCGCTGGCCGAGACCCACGACAATCCCGTGCATCGGGCCCAGCTGGAGGACTGGTTGCGCAGCTACCGGGCCGAGGAGTTGTTCGACGGCAACGGCGCGCTGCGCCCCGAGCTGCGGGCGTTGGCGCCGCGCGGCGATCGCCGGATGAGCGCCAACCCGCATGCCAACGGCGGGCTGCTGTTGCACGACCTGGACCTGCCGGACTTCCGCGGCTACGCGGTGCCGGTGCCGCGGCCTGCCGCGATAAAGCATGAGGCCACCCGGATGCTGGGCACCTTCCTGCGGGACGTGATCGCCCGCAACCGGGACCGATTCCGTCTCATGGGTCCCGACGAGACGGCCTCCAACCGGCTGGACGCCGTGTACGGGTCCACCGACAAGGTGTGGCTCTCCGAGATCGGGCCCGACGACGAGCACCTCGCGCCCGACGGCCGCGTGATGGAGGTGCTTTCCGAGCACCTGTGCCAGGGCTGGCTGGAGGGCTACCTGCTGACCGGCCGGCATGGCCTGTTCAACTGCTACGAGGCGTTCGTGCACATCGTCGACTCGATGCTCAACCAGCACGCGAAATGGCTTGCCACCAGCCGGGAACTGCCGTGGCGGCGGCCGATCGCGTCGCTGAACTACCTGCTGACCTCCCACGTGTGGCGCCAGGACCACAACGGCGCCTCGCACCAGGATCCCGGGTTCATCGACCTGGTCGCGAACAAACGGGCCGAGTTGACGCGGGTGTACCTGCCGCCCGACGGCAACACGCTGCTGTCGGTGGCCGACCATTGCCTGCGCAGCCGTGACTACGTCAACGTCATCGTCGCCGGCAAGCAGCCCGCGCTGGCCTACCTGGACATGGACCAGGCCATCGCGCACTGCACGCGCGGCCTGGGCATCTGGCAGTGGGCGAGCACGGCCACCGCCGAACCCGATGTGGTGCTGGCCTGCGCCGGGGACATCCCGACGCTGGAGACCCTGGCGGCCGCCGACATTCTGCGTCGCGAATTGCCCGGGCTGGCCGTGCGGGTGGTCAACGTCGTCGATCTCATGCGGCTGCAGCCCGAGTCCGAGCATCCACATGGCTTGCCGGACAGGGAGTTTGACGCGCTGTTCACCCGCGACAAGCCGGTTGTCTTCGCCTATCACGGCTACCCGTGGCTGATCCACCGGCTCACCTATCGGCGGACCAACCACCCGCACATCCATGTGCGCGGCTTCAAGGAGCGCGGCACGACGACGACGCCGTTCGACATGGTGATGCTCAACGATTTGGACCGCTTCCACCTGGTCATGGACGTCATCGACCGGGTGGACGGGCTGGCCAGCCGAGCCGCCGTGTTGCGGCAGCGCATGGTCGACGCCCGTCTGGCCGCCCGCCGCTACACCCGCGAGCACGGCGAGGACGACCCGCAGATCGCCGACTGGACCTGGGGAGGCGAGTGA
- a CDS encoding CPBP family intramembrane glutamic endopeptidase produces MPDAIADAHPLVSQLSALHRFRIHLDIAVIVVVLVLTNLIAHFTTPWASIATVPAAAVGLAILMRANGLDWTDLGLGREHWKSGLGYALGAVAVVASVIAVGVLLPTTRPMFMNNHYATISGALVASMVIIPLQTVIPEELAFRGVLHGALNRAWGFRGVALAGSLLFGLWHVATSLGLTSTNVGFTRLFGGGIVGMLAGVALAVLATAAAGFVFSWLRRRSGSLIAPIALHWSLNGLGALAAALVWHLST; encoded by the coding sequence ATGCCAGACGCCATCGCCGACGCTCATCCCCTGGTGTCGCAGCTTTCGGCGCTGCACCGGTTCCGCATTCATCTCGACATCGCCGTGATCGTCGTGGTGCTCGTGCTCACGAACCTGATCGCGCACTTCACCACGCCGTGGGCGAGCATAGCCACCGTCCCGGCCGCCGCCGTCGGCCTGGCGATCTTGATGCGCGCCAACGGCCTGGACTGGACCGACCTCGGCCTGGGCCGCGAACACTGGAAGTCCGGGCTGGGTTATGCGCTGGGGGCCGTGGCCGTCGTCGCGTCGGTGATCGCGGTCGGTGTGCTGCTGCCGACGACCCGGCCGATGTTCATGAACAATCACTACGCCACGATCTCCGGCGCCCTGGTCGCGTCGATGGTGATCATCCCGTTGCAAACCGTGATCCCCGAGGAGCTGGCCTTTCGGGGTGTGTTGCACGGCGCGCTGAATCGGGCCTGGGGTTTCCGCGGCGTCGCACTGGCGGGATCGCTGCTCTTCGGTCTCTGGCACGTCGCCACGTCGTTGGGCCTGACGAGCACCAACGTCGGCTTCACCCGGCTCTTCGGCGGTGGGATCGTCGGGATGCTCGCCGGGGTGGCGTTGGCGGTGTTGGCCACCGCGGCGGCGGGGTTCGTCTTCAGCTGGCTACGCCGGCGCAGCGGTAGCCTGATCGCGCCGATCGCGCTGCACTGGTCACTGAACGGGCTCGGGGCCCTGGCCGCGGCGCTGGTTTGGCACCTGTCGACCTGA